From Synechococcus sp. A10-1-5-1, a single genomic window includes:
- a CDS encoding Spx/MgsR family RNA polymerase-binding regulatory protein, with the protein MSTGRLRLFSYSKCGTCRKALNWLDQQGFSVAKGNLDLVDITLEPPSLEDLQLACNSVGRKRLFNTSGQSYRTLGAAAVAALSDEEALAALAADGKLIKRPFAMTESGSALVGFKPEEWQAALG; encoded by the coding sequence GTGAGCACTGGCCGTCTACGGCTCTTCAGTTATTCCAAATGCGGTACCTGCCGCAAAGCCCTGAACTGGCTTGACCAGCAGGGCTTTTCTGTTGCGAAGGGCAACCTCGATCTAGTCGACATCACCTTGGAGCCTCCCAGCCTCGAGGATCTTCAGCTGGCCTGCAACAGCGTTGGTCGAAAGCGCCTGTTCAACACAAGTGGGCAGAGCTACCGCACCCTTGGTGCTGCGGCTGTAGCTGCTCTGAGCGACGAGGAGGCCCTGGCAGCTCTGGCCGCTGATGGAAAACTCATCAAGCGTCCCTTTGCGATGACGGAGTCAGGCTCGGCCCTGGTGGGCTTCAAGCCTGAGGAGTGGCAGGCGGCTCTGGGGTAA
- a CDS encoding 2Fe-2S iron-sulfur cluster-binding protein, whose product MPTIRFEQEGQQVGCIEGANLRKAAVDAGVNPYGGLNNLNNCGGVGQCGTCVVEVVEGMQNLSPRSDVEQVYLADRPANYRLSCRTTVNGDVTVRTRPQGGTGSGSNSLVGAIKSLLGK is encoded by the coding sequence GTGCCCACCATCCGTTTTGAACAGGAAGGCCAGCAGGTCGGATGCATCGAGGGAGCCAACCTTCGCAAGGCGGCCGTCGACGCAGGGGTGAACCCCTACGGCGGTCTGAATAATCTCAATAACTGCGGTGGCGTCGGTCAGTGCGGCACCTGCGTTGTTGAGGTGGTTGAAGGGATGCAAAACCTGTCACCCCGCAGCGACGTCGAGCAGGTTTACCTGGCTGACCGTCCCGCCAACTACCGCCTGAGCTGCCGCACCACCGTCAATGGTGATGTGACGGTGAGAACCCGTCCCCAAGGTGGCACCGGCAGCGGCTCCAACAGCCTCGTGGGCGCCATCAAGAGCCTGCTGGGCAAGTGA
- a CDS encoding class I SAM-dependent methyltransferase, protein MHPSGYDRLQSQVIPGYGSLARLAVALLSSSPAAQVSGSSILVAGCGTGAELLEAIAQRPDWNLTALDPSEEMLTASRQRLGEAPSISWHQATVEGFVAGGEAAGGYAGALSVLVLQSLPDDGSKLAYLSALAKCLQPGAQLVLVDLMRSSLTSLEPQLDAAWDRFQRASGLDVTRELLPSEGLHPIGLARLTSLVNAAGFGDPARVFQALGFEGFLLQRQG, encoded by the coding sequence GTGCATCCATCGGGTTACGACCGTCTTCAAAGCCAAGTCATCCCCGGCTATGGAAGTCTGGCCCGCTTGGCGGTGGCCCTGCTCAGCAGCTCTCCAGCAGCCCAGGTTTCGGGTTCGTCGATTCTGGTAGCGGGCTGCGGCACCGGTGCTGAGTTGCTCGAAGCCATCGCGCAGCGTCCGGATTGGAACCTGACTGCGCTCGACCCCAGCGAGGAGATGTTGACTGCCTCCCGGCAACGGCTGGGTGAAGCTCCATCGATTAGCTGGCATCAAGCCACCGTTGAGGGATTTGTCGCAGGCGGTGAGGCTGCAGGCGGCTATGCCGGCGCCCTCTCAGTCCTGGTGCTGCAATCGCTCCCCGATGACGGCAGCAAGCTCGCCTACCTCAGCGCCCTGGCCAAGTGCCTCCAGCCAGGGGCCCAGTTGGTCTTGGTGGATTTGATGCGCAGTTCCCTCACCTCTTTGGAGCCCCAGCTGGATGCCGCGTGGGATCGTTTCCAGCGGGCCAGTGGACTGGACGTGACCCGAGAGCTCTTGCCCTCTGAGGGCCTGCATCCCATCGGTCTGGCGCGTCTAACCAGCTTGGTTAATGCGGCCGGCTTTGGTGATCCGGCGCGGGTCTTTCAAGCCCTCGGTTTTGAAGGGTTTTTGCTGCAGCGACAGGGCTAA
- a CDS encoding inorganic diphosphatase, with amino-acid sequence MDLRTLQASPQPGLVNLVVEIPAGSRNKYEFNEAAGVMALDRVLHSSVRYPFDYGFIPNTLAEDGAPLDAMVIMHEPTFAGCLIQARPIGILDMLDEGAHDGKLLCVPAADPNQRAINSIRQLAPVQLEEVAEFFRTYKSMEGRVVDILGWLDADAVPTLIERCSAAAKQL; translated from the coding sequence ATGGACTTGCGCACTCTGCAGGCTTCCCCGCAGCCAGGGCTAGTGAACCTGGTGGTGGAGATACCAGCTGGAAGCCGCAATAAATACGAGTTCAACGAAGCCGCTGGAGTCATGGCCCTGGATCGGGTCCTTCACTCTTCGGTGCGGTATCCCTTCGATTACGGGTTCATTCCCAACACCCTCGCCGAGGACGGTGCTCCACTGGACGCGATGGTGATCATGCATGAACCCACCTTTGCGGGCTGCCTCATTCAAGCTCGCCCCATCGGCATTCTCGACATGCTCGATGAGGGAGCCCACGACGGAAAACTCCTCTGTGTTCCTGCCGCTGATCCCAATCAACGCGCGATCAACAGCATCCGCCAATTGGCTCCGGTGCAACTGGAAGAGGTGGCTGAGTTCTTCCGGACCTACAAGAGCATGGAGGGGCGAGTCGTCGACATCCTTGGCTGGCTCGATGCGGACGCCGTTCCCACGCTGATCGAGCGTTGCAGCGCCGCCGCAAAACAGCTTTAG